Part of the Zingiber officinale cultivar Zhangliang chromosome 6A, Zo_v1.1, whole genome shotgun sequence genome, ATATGGCTCATAAATTGTTGCTTGAAGCATACTTATTCATAAAAAAGGGCAGTCCAatgcatgaagctcccgccaaTACGGGTCTCGGGGAAGGGTATATTGTATGCAATCTTACCCTGCCTTGCAAAAGATTGTTTCCGaaactcgaacccgtgacctctagGTCATAAGTCACATGTCAcacggcaacaactttaccgttgtgccaaAGCTCCCCTTCAAGCATACTTATTCATAGATTAATTAAAATATCTAGAATAAGCATTATCATTTAGTGTACCACATTCTTGATAGATAAGAAATACAAGCATTCTTACACTCTAGAGGAGCTCCttgttttaatatattaaatggGACTAGTTAGCCAGTATTAGTTATTAGTGGTTCATCAAGGAGTGGACTATTACTCACGGACAGCTTGCCTCTCCTCTTGAGTACGATTAAGATATTTTGCATGTGTCTAAcgcaaaacttaaaaattttagatgaatCTGGATTTAGTTCAATTCTTCCAAAGTAATGTTATGTGACTGTAATGTTACTATTTATCTTCGTCATAATCCAATGAGAAAAAAGGCACatgcaactgaaataaattgGAATCTCAGAACTTCTTACTGTTGTAGGCTTGATTCAGAAATTGTCAATCTATTAAAATTAAACTGCTTTGCTCCTCCTCAATTTAACAGGAAGATGAGTGATGTCAATGAGAGAAAGGTTCAAAAATTTGGAGATAGATATCATCCGAAGCAGAATACTACAAGTTTTGCTCTTTTCACTTCCAGCATCTACTTTAAATTACTAATAACGTGTAAATTCTATTCATGTTGTTCATAAAAATGAACAGTGAACTTGAGAATGCAAACTCACTGAACATAAGTGTCACACTCCAGAGAAGGATGTCAGTATATAGACTGGAAAAAGAAAAAATGTCAAGTAATAATTTCTTCCTCACCCGCAACTGAATTCCTGAAAGAGAAGCCAACTTTTCAACCTCACGATATCCAACCCAGGAGCCATCTGCTCTTCTCAAATTGAATGCAATAGTAGGACCTTTGTCTAGATGTCAAATGAAATAATTAAACTTGAGATATTAGAGTAAAATAATGAATATGAAAACTGAATAATAATCCAATACATTCCTTGTTGAATCTCTCGTCTCCAAACTATATTGGTTTAACATAAAAAAAATGTTGTTCTTATATTCAGTAAGACAGTCGCATGCAAACACATGCATTTGATGTTAACTAGTTTGTCATCACCAAATACATACAATGATATTGCAAGAAAATTGGAAGTACTTATCCTAAGATAATTTATCTTAGAATTCCCCTTAAGAATGACCTTTGAAGTGAAATAGCAAGAAAAGTAAATAGTTCTGAATGGGTCCAATGGACAATATGATAGGTTAGCTAGAGCCTCTATGTACTCCCTAAATGAAATGTATTAACTACAAGAAAAGGCATATGAGGAGGACAATTTATCTACATTGAATTGTAAGGGAAAACTTCCACGTTTTTAGAGAATGTATATATAAAGGAAGCATGGACACAGCATTTCTGttgaaattcttaaaaaaatctAGCAAGTGTTTTTCTTCATTGTCCTAGAATAAAATGTGGACAGAATCCTAATTCATGCATGGTTTTGATCTGCTCCAAAATATGAGGCATGAACTAGACTGTCAGCCAGGAATCCTCGATTTTGAAGAAACAGGTTTTTCGGAAATCAACAGATAGTGAACAAATTTGTTTGAAAACGAAGAGAGAGGGCATATTACTTGATTATAACACTGACTCCTGCAAAACTCATACTGACCTGAGAGATATTTTCCATAGATGTTGCAAACACCCACTCCATTTGCATGCTTTAGGCCCATCATGGCGTCTCTAGTATAAGCGGCAAGAGATGTTGTATGTCTGAAAAGGATGtaagcaagaaaatttttcttGGGGTAAATGTAGTAGGAGGTGAAAGATAAATGTCAATGCCATTGGATTATGaacaaaaacaaatagaacctcAGTACCACTGGATTGAATCTTTGTTTAATTTGCATAGTTTACAAGAATCGAGATAAAAACATAGTCTACAAGCATCAAGTTAACAAGATAAAAAACAGAACTATGTCATAATCTTTACTTAAAGCTTGAAATCGCAGTCAAACCCCAAAATCTAATTTATGACCCAGAATCATCTCCAATCAGCAAAGAGTTAGGTTAAATGGCGTCCCCCATCATACAGAAAGTCTTTCTAAACACTTTATCAAACCTAGGCAATAGTATAGAATTTTGCTCAAATACCAAATTGTCACATATTATCAAAATCGGAGAATTGCCATATTAACTCATTAGGCCTAACAGAATGCATAAGCCAAAGTTAATAGTAGTACACTCAGGTAAACCAAAAACCCCTTCATTAGCTAACAACTCTCCATGTATTGGAACTAAATAAGGATGTCACATCCTTTGATCCTTTCTTCCCCCGAACCTATCATGTTCTCGCAAGTGCATCTGTAGTTTACAATTTCAACTTTGATCTAATGTTAACAAAGCAAAAttgtaatataaaaaaaaatgaagaactaTGGAACATGTAACTAACTAAAAAAAGTAATGTAAATAACTTAAACATGTGGAAGTCACTATTTGAAAGGATACAAAAGATACagattttgtttttcaaatagTGATAGGATTAGTGATGTTTATTGTCTCTAGAGTTATGGGAAGTGGACTGGAAGGCATGTGGAGGAGAGGTTGTCATAGCAATAGATCTTAAAATATAAGTTTTCAGCAAGACTGGAAACATATGTGGTAGGGAGAAGCTGTCACAGAGAAGGCAAAATAGCACACAATGGAGACAAAGGAGAGAGAGAGGCAATCTCTCTGCAAAATATAATTGAAGAGCAGACAGTATTAGAGTGATAGGGTTAAACAAGCACCTAACAGCTTAGTATTAGAGCCATCCATGAGCAACAGTTCCAACAAGTGGACACATTTATAAAAATGTGAAATTGTGCGATCAAGCaaaaaggcagtaaaatcaaTGCAAGCTTAAAAACAATAACAACTTAAGAGCTTACGATTTGGAGGCAACTCACATCACTTAGTCATTCAAAATGTCAAAAAGCTCCCTCCTAGGCTACCTATGTGTGAACCACTACTGTATCTCAAAAAGAATCACTTGATAAATATCTTAAGCTAAAAAAAATGGTCACCCAACCTATATTAACACTGTATCATAGAAGAAAATCACTTTCCAAGTCTTACAAGTGAAAATAACCAAAAATTCATACCCTGAAGTTTAAAGATAAATGGTGGCAATCTAATTTAGCATTGTATCAAAGCAGAAAGTATTATTCTCAGTTGTAGTGCATATAAGTTGTATTGAACTGGTCTAGGTTAGTATAGTTACTCACAAGCACAAGGGCAAGTTTCAAAGTCTCATCCTGTACCATGATATAAGGAAGAGGAGACTCAATATAGATAGAGAGAAGCATGAGAAATTCATCTGCTGGATGTTCTtctgtctttttttttcttttttctttttgggTACTCTAGGCATCCAGCTCTTTGAACCGACTAATCCTGGAGGCAACCGGTCCAGCCCCACAGAAATTTTCCACCGGCCACCAAGATAAATCTAGGAAGCGCTTGCGTCATGCACTCGGCATCGGACATTCACGGTCCATAATCCCACTGTAGGCAAATGCTTTCTGGGCGGGATTCGAACCGTGATGCTCCTGCTTGTCACTGAAGTGCCTTATCGTTGCACCATGCCCTAAGGGGCATTCTATCTCCTTTCCTTGATCCTTataggaattacatcaaatgatcaaatattttaaaacatcaaCTTTTAGTATGCCGATAAGAAAAAGAGCATCAAATTTTCTGAACATTGTTATCCTACCGAAATATAGCAGTAGAAGTCAATCTATTGATTATCATGAATCCATGATGGATGGAGGCTATAGCCAAAAAGGACAAGGTACCGTCTTCAAGAACTTGTTCAATGTTTTCCCTTCTCTTTATGAAATCAACATCAGCAATGGAAGCAGAAACAGTGCCTGGAGAGAAGGATACATAGATTTTGTAACAGAACAACAGTATGGTAGAGAAAAGAAGACACTAACATGCACGTTGTCAAATAAGTATTATTGTACTAACCTCCACTGAAGTACGTTTTTGTAAGAATTCGTGCTGCTTCTGTAATTCAAATTTTATTAGAAAATCAAAGAGTGTAATGTTTTCAATATTTTCATAAGTTACTTAAAGGAACACTTGCTGTTAGTCTACCCATTATGGGCAGAATGCATACCAGAGTGAATGATAAGTGCTCCAAGCCCTGTAGGATATCCAAATATCTAACACAGAAAGAACAAACTGAGTGCATTAAATCTCAAAGTCACAGTATTGAGCATAAAATAGATTCAATTATTTGTGTCTATTTACCTTATAGAAAGAGCAGACAACAAAATCAGCATGAAATCTAGCCAAATCAGGTGGTTCAGTAGCAGATCCTTTGGCAGCATCTATCAAGACCATCCAACGACCACTGCAGTTTAAAAGCATTTAATTTGATTGATTCATATTTCTTTCTACTCTAAGGAAAGACTGAAAATGACAATTGACAAAATCCAGATAGTTTATGAAATTTTTAACTTTTAGTAAATTCTTAATTAGGACCGAGAGAATTACGGTGGGTTTACTGGGAGTGAAATATTTGGTCTTGTCACCTtgatttccaaaaaagaaaatgaaatcaaatcaaattttacCACAGATCTGGTGAGCTTTTGAAAGGTTCTCCAGTACCTTCCTTCACATAGTTGACCAAGTCTAGAGAAAATTTCTGACCTGAGAAATTGCACTCTGAAGGGAATGCAAACAGGTTGCATGTGCTTCCTATGTGACAGAAGATGTGAAGAAAGAATCATGAGTTATCAATTTGATGCAAATTGTGAGAGAAATAGCTCACAGGCTAGTTAGCATATCTGTACAGATTATTTTTTTCCAGTTCTAGCAGCAGGTTAAAGGCAATGAAGACATGGAGAAACCACTCCTATCTTTCTAGGAATCATTACCAACAGATAATTCTAGAATAGTATTCACAGTAAGGCACAGATTTCTTCAAATTAACACAAACCATATCAAGGAAACAAATGTTTAGTGGCCAATTAGATACTGTATGAGGGCATTCCGCATTTTAGTTAACAAATGAGCACACGATATACAAGATAAAGATTAGATTATGGAGCCCACAAATTTAACAAGAATAAAAACTATCTGCCAATTGCGTTATTGCCCAAGCAGAACATGTTCAGGATTATGAAATTTGCAAATGAATTTTAATTCCCATTTTTCTCTTAAAAAAACAAAGGTGAAGATTCCAGAATAACTTTGTAACTGGCGATGAATGAATTTCTATATCTCTTTTTTTCCAATTCCTATGGGTAGTTATTCTTCAtttgatcaaattaatattttggaTATTCTCTTGAATGTATATAAGGTACAGTATACACAACAAGCATCCTACATTGAGTACATTCCCAAAATTCCAAGTATAACTGGTAATATAGAGTTATATTACAGATTTCCATCATGGAGGTTGAAGAACAAAGTAATTGTGTAGAGAAAAGCTACAACTTTTCCAATGTCAATCATGTTGAACCTAAAGAATATTGTACCATCAGATTTCAAAAGCTACATACCTGAAAGTTCGCCATTCTGTCCATGTTTCAGTGATAAACTTTCAGGTCTTCTCTGAACTGTGTGTTCTGAGAACACAAACCCCGAATTGTGAGTTCCATTCTGTAAATTTGTGATATTCTCAACATCAACAGCAACAGCAGTTGCTCCATGATCAAGAGCATATCTGGAAAACAATAAGGATACTCTAAACAAAATGACATAAAGAATGTAGGTAAGTGGAAAATACAACAGGAAATAAAGGCatgttaagtttttaaaagatacaGTACATCTCCAATCCATAATTCAGGGTTAAACAATTTGAGCAAGCCTAGTGAACATGTCATATAATAACATAATCTCTCAAATATCAAATGTAACCTAGTAACCCACTAAATCAAACAACATATGAACCATGTTATTTGTCAAAATTTGAGGTTTGTATCTGCTAAAATCTACATGGTGGTTCTCATTCCAACGTTAATAATCTTATTTGAAACATGGTTGTTACCATAAAGATAGCAGAGACATAATGCACGGTCCTTAGCGAGCAAATTGTTTGGATTACCTGGTTCTGAATTTGCAAAAAATCCAAGGTAGACTAAACAAGCAAAAAGGAAATAGTAATAGGAAGAAAATGgctcttgtatgctaaaaacacTAAACTTCCATTATTTCTTAGCATATGGATCTTGTAATGTTATTATTTATTGTAAGCTAGACCAGAAATGCAGCTAACGTTGAACAATACCTTGTGAGAATTACTTGTCGAGTTCAACCataccttaattttttttccttctactTTAGCCAAGTTATATTTTGTATCTTCAATCCTAGTTGTACTTAGCCTAAGATATTTAGTTTCTGAAGGTTGTCATGAGTCCTTGTGTTTAAGTTTGAAGTTTATTTCAGCCAAGCTGTCAACATTAGCACACAGCATCtggaaaagaagaaagagagtATTGAAGATTTTCTTCAGTATCATTAGCGAGTTCATCTCAGAATTATCTTATCATGAGGTAAATACTATTTGGTGTAGAAGGATACTCTCTGATTCCAAGGACACTATTATGGTTTTCCATTGTGTACATGTAAAAGCTTTCGCTAGACCAGGGAAAGCATTCCCCAATTAGTTTCAGAGCTGCTGTAGCCCCAGAAGTAAATATGCATTTGTAGTTCTCTGGTGATGCATTAAAATAGTCCAGGACCTGATTAACATAAGAAATTTGATTACTAGCTGCACCAGGAAAAGGTGAAACAATTTTTTGAAATATAATCCATTGCTCAAGGTGTCACTATCGAATGCCATTTCCATAAAAAGTTACAAGACAATAAAAGGATCAATCTTGAAACATATAGTCATAGTTCCACTCATGGCAAAATATGAATGGAGAAGGACATGCATAAAAGATATTGATTTATACTATATTTATATCGCAAATTATAACTTATAGTAATACCTCAACTTACAATTCAAATATAACAGAAGACTTCGATCGATTAAAATGTTAGGCATGAGCTTGTTTCACAGACTAATTCTTTAAAAGGGAAAGCACATTACACTGACAGAATCTAAGTCAAATTCATAATTGACaagtataaattaaaaaaaaaaaaaagataaatcagTTCGAGGCATTTCCATCTTCTAGAATCATGATCTCTTGCTCAACAAGATGCAAAAATAACAACTTCGAAATTTAAAGGTTCTGTAAGCAATGATTTCTGCCCATGAAACAACAAGAACAATTGTATCAAGACGAGAATAATATTATCTATATAGCATGGCTCAATGTTGTGACAACAGTCATCTAGAATTTATTCAGTTATTGTTTTGCACCATAAGCATAGGGAAGTAATTGATGACCAGTGGACGGAAACACCTTTTGTCGTGCAGCACTAATGATGCCTGTAGTTGCCATGCTGGAATCACTCTGGCTATCTAAATCCAACTCAAAGAGGACAATGTAACTATCTTCACTCAAACCATTGAAGTGTTCATTTGTAAACCGTCGGGTATCCAGCAGAAATGGAGGAACAATCGAacaaaaaacataagaaatacggAATAACTGATAGTTCAGTGGAGAAGCCATCGAGAATCACGAAacgaaaaataaaaaagaatgatCTTTTCGGAATTAACGGATACGAGGGTTCCCGTAAACATTGGTGGTCAGGTCCTTGACGACGGCTTCCATCTGCGCTTCGGAGTACAACGTAGCTCCGGCGTGATCTAAGTAAGTAAGCCCTAGAGAAACCGAAAAGGAATTCTATAAGTTTAGAGTTTCAAAAGGCATCCCAGGTATGCAGGAAGTTGAATCGGGACCTTCCAAACGCTTGAACTCTGAGGCTCTGATGTCGTCGATGCTATTCACAGCATCCGGGTAGCCGTAATCCTTGCCGAACAGTTCCGAGAACGCCTCTTTCCCCCTCTCCATGGTTCCCACGAATCAACCCTTGGTCGCGGATAGACTCCTCTACGGCACCGCCTCGCGATTCCTAACACGCCTCGGAGTCGGAGGAGAGGCCTCGCCCGGGTCACCTCTGCGGCCTGTTAAATGGGCTGCGGGAGATCGGCGATGAACGGGAAGAGCGAGAAGAACCACGACGGCCCCGGAGGTCTCGGAATCGTACGAACGGAAGAGGAGAAAAATGGGACACGAAGCGGCGAATTCAGTTACGGAATTACCAAAAGGCCTACCTAACTCGATTTTCCAAATCGGGCacttatttttcattttactcCTCTCATCAATATTATTACGATGCTGCATTTAAAAAACATCCAAACTATAATATTGCATTTCAAAAATCATTCCTTCCACAAAAtgatattaatttttgaaattttgtgttTTCATAATTCTAAATGCACCCTTGTGTTCAATTGCTGCAAAAATTATAGATCTTAAATCTATATGAAAGTCTAATTGGCTAATGGTTTCAATGCCCTTTTCTGTGTTTTTATTAACCATAACTCCGGTGCTCTCAATTGTGTGATGAGGTTTGATTAATTATCTCATAAATATATACAAAGTGAGAATAAATAGGGCACTTAATGTAACACATGTAACATGAATATATATATAGCAAATTGTTATGCTGTGTATATCTTTTTACACGAATATTCTCTAATGAATATCTTTGTTTTTTTAACAATGAAAGTAAAAGCTTAATAGTATCAACATCAGCAAGAGTTTGAGTTGGAACTTACAACTTTTTTCAACCCTTCTGAGTTCCTTAAGCATAGGATAATTGAATTTTGTTTGATAAATATTGATGACCGAAAgctctttaaaaacttatataAAAGGCTCCAATATCTCTACTTTTAATTTTGTGAACAAATTGATATAAAGAAATACTTGTTCAATAGCTTGATAAAAAATCAATTGACTAAACTCCATAGGACGCAAACAATATTAATAAATAGTATTCATGATGGGCAATCTACTCTCCTAGATAAATTCTAAATGGTTGGTGAGATCTTAAAGGAAAACAACTAGTCAATAGGATAGTTGATGAGACAGCGCCAATTATTAATGAGACGATCAAAAATTCAAAAGGGGGCAATGATGGTGAGGTGatcaaagggaaaaaaaaattgataattcaaattaattttattaattatttctgGGTGATAAGTAAGTCTTATGAAAATAAGATAAATCGAAAAATACATGTGACGATCAATTCAAAAGTTTAACATCCTTTTTGATTATATCtattatttagaaaaaaattcctacaaatacttTATCTATAAAAATTGAACTGTAAATatctatataataataatttgaatATCTTAAGACCGCATCATAGGAACGATCAAAGGACTTAAAAGCACGATCAAAAAGTACTCTATTGGAATtctcattttaaatattttaatattaataatattatctaCAACATTTCAAAAGCCGTCTTAGCTCAGCTGGTAGAGCGCGTGGCTTTTAACCACGTGGTCGTGGGTtcgattcccacagacggcgtgtttttataaaataatattgaGAAACTTATATTTTGATCGCTGGAGTTTTATACCAtatgattaaatttatttttattttaaaataatatttttattttaagttcaaacaaatttaataaagagttttttatatatttaataatttagattaaattgaaataagtttttttacTTATAGTAATTATATAATAGGTAATAACTATGACTTAGATACTATAGTGGAAGTATAGTAattaatgttaaaaaatatattcatatattgtttatttttgaaaaaaaaaatcttttaacgaaaataaataataaaggtGTCCTTTTTAtgtactattatttttttattttttttatatttataaaacatAATACGGGAGAGATAGTTtgttaatagaaaaaaaaactataagaAGTAAAGTGTGATAATTCGAAATTTTAGGGCCATTTTTGGAAGAACGCAACCCAAACTTAGGGGATGTATTCAATgacttttaattattttgaataatttttatggattttaaaaATCTAGATATATTCaattaaacttttataaattttatagaaattcAGTGATATTCATAttagatttttatagatttttaaaaaatgatatggtatttaaacttgactttttaaaactctatgaaaatTTTTTGGTATCCAAAGTTTAATAGATTTTCATGATTCTTTTAGAATTCCTTAGATATAAAATTTTAACCAATAAAAGCTCTCCAAAATACTTGgtataactttaaaaataaaatttaaaaaaaaaaatcttctcctCACCCTTGAGATTTCTATCGACTTCAAATCGCCTTAATTTTTTACGAATAAGCCTTTTCTCTTCCCACCCctcgattttgattatttctttgatcTAAAAGGTCATGTCCTTGTTCAACCTCTCGACGACCTGCATCAACCTCTCAGTATGCAAAACTGAGAGTCCTCCGAAACACCGTTTTCCAACGTTATAATGGTAAAATAATAGATCGAAACCGTCGGAACGGAACGACAGCCGCTTGCAGCCTTTTCTTCAGCAGCGGCTCACAGTGGCAAGCTATAGGCGAAGAATTTTCTTCAGTTGCTCATGATGGGAAACAATGAGGGGTGTCATCAGGTGAAGCTTGCAGTGCGTCagaaaggaagaaaataaataaaaaattgtttGAGGCGGTTGGTGATGTTTTCGCCGGCTACTTGCGAGCAGGTCAAAGTCGAAGTCAATTTGGACGGTGGAGCTGTGCGTACAGGGAAGAGAAACTTAagaattttagttaattttaatataaaatatatattaataaatcaaattaattttcaacttaattaatagataatttaataaaatctaatgaaaataggaaaaatattctataaaatttatttaaatcttaataatttctaaataaattttatatatttatatttatttattttaataatattattactaatgaaagtaataatattattattaattttattactaattaaatttattaattcaatactttattaaaaatttgaccaaattaaaGGGTTGACCAGCATTTCATAATAATTTGgatcaaatttataaataaa contains:
- the LOC121997072 gene encoding molybdenum cofactor sulfurase-like isoform X3; translation: MERGKEAFSELFGKDYGYPDAVNSIDDIRASEFKRLEGLTYLDHAGATLYSEAQMEAVVKDLTTNVYGNPHSQSDSSMATTGIISAARQKVLDYFNASPENYKCIFTSGATAALKLIGECFPWSSESFYMYTMENHNSVLGIREYALDHGATAVAVDVENITNLQNGTHNSGFVFSEHTVQRRPESLSLKHGQNGELSGSTCNLFAFPSECNFSGQKFSLDLVNYVKEGTGEPFKSSPDLCGRWMVLIDAAKGSATEPPDLARFHADFVVCSFYKIFGYPTGLGALIIHSEAARILTKTYFSGGTVSASIADVDFIKRRENIEQVLEDGTLSFLAIASIHHGFMIINRLTSTAIFRHTTSLAAYTRDAMMGLKHANGVGVCNIYGKYLSDKGPTIAFNLRRADGSWVGYREVEKLASLSGIQLRTGCFCNPGACAKYLDLSHFDLIANLEAGHVCWDDNDILHGKPTGAVRISFGYMSTYEDAEIFLRFLDKAFVSKSDSSADIVALRMESDPLSDLGSKQLVHGIQLKSITVYPVKSCAGFTVHKWPLSNIGLKYDREWLLKGPTGEIITQKKAPEMCNIQTFIDLEKGVLILESPRCNERLQVSILKDSQCDGVLEMNIFNQRYKVQAYNNEVNRWFAEAIAWPCTFVRCSSSEYRSCNNTRGRGKTCRDTWGKLNFVNEAQLLLVSEESVCDLNSRLNSTDILVQNAQSAQTVPINAMRFRPNLVISGAEPYAEDTWRSLYIGKSHFSSLGGCSRCQMINIDQQSGQLLRSKEPLATLASYRRVQV
- the LOC121997072 gene encoding molybdenum cofactor sulfurase-like isoform X1, which produces MERGKEAFSELFGKDYGYPDAVNSIDDIRASEFKRLEGLTYLDHAGATLYSEAQMEAVVKDLTTNVYGNPHSQSDSSMATTGIISAARQKVLDYFNASPENYKCIFTSGATAALKLIGECFPWSSESFYMYTMENHNSVLGIREYALDHGATAVAVDVENITNLQNGTHNSGFVFSEHTVQRRPESLSLKHGQNGELSGSTCNLFAFPSECNFSGQKFSLDLVNYVKEGTGEPFKSSPDLCGRWMVLIDAAKGSATEPPDLARFHADFVVCSFYKIFGYPTGLGALIIHSEAARILTKTYFSGGTVSASIADVDFIKRRENIEQVLEDGTLSFLAIASIHHGFMIINRLTSTAIFRHTTSLAAYTRDAMMGLKHANGVGVCNIYGKYLSDKGPTIAFNLRRADGSWVGYREVEKLASLSGIQLRTGCFCNPGACAKYLDLSHFDLIANLEAGHVCWDDNDILHGKPTGAVRISFGYMSTYEDAEIFLRFLDKAFVSKSDSSADIVALRMESDPLSDLGSKQLVHGIQLKSITVYPVKSCAGFTVHKWPLSNIGLKYDREWLLKGPTGEIITQKKAPEMCNIQTFIDLEKGVLILESPRCNERLQVSILKDSQCDGVLEMNIFNQRYKVQAYNNEVNRWFAEAIAWPCTFVRCSSSEYRSCNNTRGRGKTCRDTWGKLNFVNEAQLLLVSEESVCDLNSRLNSTDILVQNAQSAQTVPINAMRFRPNLVISGAEPYAEDTWRSLYIGKSHFSSLGGCSRCQMINIDQQSGQLLRSKEPLATLASYRRVQGRILFGILLRYEAKDCDGEQNSGAETWLQSGQEVYASNEQTMEDTS
- the LOC121997072 gene encoding molybdenum cofactor sulfurase-like isoform X2, producing MERGKEAFSELFGKDYGYPDAVNSIDDIRASEFKRLEGLTYLDHAGATLYSEAQMEAVVKDLTTNVYGNPHSQSDSSMATTGIISAARQKVLDYFNASPENYKCIFTSGATAALKLIGECFPWSSESFYMYTMENHNSVLGIREYALDHGATAVAVDVENITNLQNGTHNSGFVFSEHTVQRRPESLSLKHGQNGELSGSTCNLFAFPSECNFSGQKFSLDLVNYVKEGTGEPFKSSPDLCGRWMVLIDAAKGSATEPPDLARFHADFVVCSFYKIFGYPTGLGALIIHSEAARILTKTYFSGGTVSASIADVDFIKRRENIEQVLEDGTLSFLAIASIHHGFMIINRLTSTAIFRHTTSLAAYTRDAMMGLKHANGVGVCNIYGKYLSDKGPTIAFNLRRADGSWVGYREVEKLASLSGIQLRTGCFCNPGACAKYLDLSHFDLIANLEAGHVCWDDNDILHGKPTGAVRISFGYMSTYEDAEIFLRFLDKAFVSKSDSSADIVALRMESDPLSDLGSKQLVHGIQLKSITVYPVKSCAGFTVHKWPLSNIGLKYDREWLLKGPTGEIITQKKAPEMCNIQTFIDLEKGVLILESPRCNERLQVSILKDSQCDGVLEMNIFNQRYKVQAYNNEVNRWFAEAIAWPCTFVRCSSSEYRSCNNTRGRGKTCRDTWGKLNFVNEAQLLLVSEESVCDLNSRLNSNILVQNAQSAQTVPINAMRFRPNLVISGAEPYAEDTWRSLYIGKSHFSSLGGCSRCQMINIDQQSGQLLRSKEPLATLASYRRVQGRILFGILLRYEAKDCDGEQNSGAETWLQSGQEVYASNEQTMEDTS